The Bacillus xiapuensis genome window below encodes:
- the upp gene encoding uracil phosphoribosyltransferase, which translates to MGKVYVFDHPLIQHKLTMIRDKHTGTKEFRELVDEIATLMAFEITRDLPLEEVTIETPVCQANTKMLAGKKLGVVPILRAGIGMVEGILKLIPAARVGHVGLYRDPKTLKPVEYYVKLPTDVEERDFIVVDPMLATGGSAVEAINSLKKRGAKNMKFMCLVAAPEGVEAMQKAHPDVDIYIAALDEKLNEKGYIVPGLGDAGDRLFGTK; encoded by the coding sequence TTGGGAAAAGTGTATGTGTTTGATCACCCATTAATTCAGCACAAATTAACTATGATCCGTGATAAACATACAGGGACGAAAGAATTCCGGGAGCTTGTCGATGAAATTGCGACACTGATGGCATTCGAAATTACGCGCGATTTGCCGCTTGAAGAAGTCACCATCGAAACGCCGGTTTGCCAGGCGAATACGAAAATGCTGGCCGGCAAAAAACTCGGTGTCGTTCCTATTTTGCGTGCGGGCATTGGCATGGTGGAAGGGATTTTGAAGCTGATCCCGGCAGCTAGAGTTGGACATGTTGGACTGTATCGCGACCCGAAAACGCTGAAGCCGGTTGAGTACTATGTCAAGCTTCCGACTGATGTCGAAGAGCGGGATTTCATCGTTGTGGATCCGATGCTGGCAACGGGAGGATCAGCTGTGGAAGCAATCAATTCCTTAAAGAAGCGCGGAGCGAAAAATATGAAATTCATGTGCTTAGTCGCCGCCCCGGAAGGAGTCGAAGCGATGCAAAAGGCGCATCCCGATGTCGATATTTATATCGCTGCGCTGGATGAGAAGCTGAATGAAAAAGGATATATTGTGCCAGGGCTTGGAGATGCAGGAGACCGCTTGTTCGGAACAAAATAA
- a CDS encoding serine hydroxymethyltransferase, with the protein MSKLETQDSAVFHAVQDELKRQQTKIELIASENFVSEAVMEAQGSVLTNKYAEGYPGKRYYGGCEHVDVVENLARDRAKEIFGAEHVNVQPHSGAQANMAVYFTVLEHGDTVLGMNLSHGGHLTHGSPVNFSGVQYNFIEYGVDKETETIDYEDVRKKAIEHKPKLIVAGASAYPRAIDFAKFREIADEVGAYLMVDMAHIAGLVAAGLHQNPVPHADFVTTTTHKTLRGPRGGMILCKEEFAKKIDKSIFPGIQGGPLMHVIAAKAVALGEALDASFKDYAQNIVNNAKRLGEGLAKEGLRLVSGGTDNHLLLIDLQSLGLTGKIAEKVLDEVGVTVNKNTIPFDPESPFVTSGIRIGTAAVTSRGFDEQSMDEVAAIIADTLKNHEDEAKLQEISERVRKLTARFPLYK; encoded by the coding sequence ATGAGTAAACTTGAGACACAAGATTCAGCGGTATTTCATGCGGTTCAAGATGAATTAAAGCGGCAGCAGACGAAAATCGAGCTCATTGCTTCAGAGAACTTTGTCAGCGAAGCGGTGATGGAGGCGCAGGGTTCTGTGCTCACGAATAAATATGCGGAGGGCTACCCAGGCAAGCGTTACTATGGCGGCTGTGAGCATGTCGATGTTGTGGAAAACTTAGCCCGCGACCGCGCGAAAGAAATCTTCGGAGCCGAGCATGTCAACGTGCAGCCGCATTCCGGCGCTCAGGCGAACATGGCTGTCTATTTTACTGTGCTGGAGCACGGCGACACCGTTCTGGGGATGAATCTGTCTCACGGTGGCCACTTAACACACGGCAGCCCGGTAAACTTCAGCGGCGTGCAATACAATTTCATTGAATACGGCGTAGATAAAGAGACGGAAACTATCGATTACGAGGATGTGCGAAAGAAAGCGATCGAACATAAACCGAAATTGATCGTCGCAGGGGCAAGCGCTTATCCGCGCGCCATTGACTTTGCGAAATTCCGCGAAATTGCAGATGAAGTCGGCGCTTATTTAATGGTGGACATGGCTCATATTGCAGGGCTTGTTGCAGCGGGTCTTCACCAGAATCCCGTACCGCATGCCGATTTTGTCACAACGACTACGCATAAGACTCTGCGCGGACCCCGCGGAGGAATGATCCTTTGTAAAGAGGAGTTCGCGAAGAAGATTGATAAATCTATTTTCCCGGGTATTCAAGGCGGACCGCTTATGCATGTCATTGCGGCAAAAGCGGTAGCGTTAGGCGAAGCGCTTGATGCGAGCTTTAAGGATTATGCGCAAAACATTGTGAACAATGCCAAGCGTTTAGGTGAAGGGCTGGCCAAGGAAGGCCTGCGTCTAGTATCCGGCGGCACCGACAATCATCTTCTTCTCATCGACCTTCAATCTCTAGGATTGACAGGAAAAATAGCGGAAAAGGTGCTGGATGAAGTCGGTGTAACCGTTAATAAGAACACGATACCATTCGATCCGGAAAGCCCGTTTGTCACAAGCGGCATCCGCATCGGAACCGCCGCCGTCACCAGCCGCGGATTTGATGAACAGTCGATGGATGAAGTGGCTGCGATTATCGCCGATACACTGAAAAACCATGAAGACGAGGCGAAGCTTCAAGAAATCAGCGAGCGCGTGCGAAAGCTGACAGCAAGATTCCCATTATATAAATAA
- a CDS encoding TIGR01440 family protein produces the protein MSSLKDWEVSLQQLLREFQQQAQLQKGQLMVIGCSTSEVAGEKIGTAGTMEVAEGLYRKLRAFADEHGLHLAFQCCEHLNRALVVDRALIECRKLEEVSVVPVPKAGGAMAAYAFAQNPNSAVVEHIQADAGIDIGGTLIGMHLKHVAVPVRTSIKSVGFAHVTMAKTRPKLIGGERAVYEKTNINGSCTN, from the coding sequence TTGTCTTCATTGAAAGATTGGGAAGTAAGCCTTCAGCAATTGCTGCGGGAGTTTCAACAGCAAGCGCAGCTGCAAAAGGGACAGCTGATGGTCATCGGCTGCTCGACCTCTGAAGTAGCCGGGGAGAAAATCGGAACCGCCGGCACGATGGAGGTGGCTGAAGGGCTCTACCGAAAGCTGCGGGCGTTTGCGGATGAACACGGTCTTCATCTGGCGTTTCAATGCTGTGAGCATTTAAACCGGGCGCTCGTTGTAGACCGCGCGCTGATCGAATGCCGCAAGCTCGAGGAAGTGTCCGTCGTGCCTGTGCCGAAAGCGGGAGGAGCGATGGCCGCTTATGCGTTCGCGCAGAATCCGAACAGCGCCGTCGTTGAACATATTCAAGCGGATGCCGGCATCGACATCGGCGGCACACTGATCGGCATGCATTTGAAGCATGTGGCGGTTCCGGTCAGGACAAGCATTAAATCAGTCGGTTTTGCTCATGTGACCATGGCGAAAACCCGTCCGAAGCTGATCGGCGGAGAAAGAGCAGTTTATGAAAAAACGAATATAAACGGAAGTTGCACAAACTAA
- the rpiB gene encoding ribose 5-phosphate isomerase B — protein MKIAIASDHGGVNIREEIKSLLDELGMEYADFGCECEGSVDYPDYALPVAEKVAKGEFDRGILICGTGIGMSIAANKVRGIRCALVHDLFSAKATRQHNDSNILAMGERVIGPGLAREIAKVWLTTEYEAGRHENRVGKIKAYEQQQ, from the coding sequence GTGAAAATTGCGATTGCTTCTGATCATGGCGGAGTGAATATTCGGGAAGAAATCAAAAGCCTGCTTGATGAGCTTGGGATGGAGTATGCGGATTTTGGCTGCGAATGTGAAGGATCCGTTGATTATCCGGACTATGCTTTACCCGTGGCAGAAAAAGTGGCTAAAGGAGAATTTGACCGCGGCATTTTAATATGCGGAACAGGGATTGGCATGAGTATCGCGGCCAACAAGGTCCGCGGGATTCGCTGTGCGCTCGTCCATGATTTATTCAGCGCTAAAGCGACGCGGCAGCATAACGACAGCAACATCCTCGCTATGGGGGAACGCGTAATCGGTCCGGGGCTGGCCCGCGAAATCGCCAAAGTATGGCTGACAACGGAGTACGAAGCTGGCCGTCACGAGAATCGCGTTGGCAAGATCAAGGCGTATGAACAACAACAGTAA
- a CDS encoding methyl-accepting chemotaxis protein, producing the protein MLGNLRQMVHSIENNFERTNESVEQISAEASNASRKAGEIFRTVDEIAAGAENSAMAIQSTAESVEDVTSLAAEVQQKAKNSAVQAEEMVDDLQKSKAVFQSLISGMERLSSENEHSLQAVKGMEENARKVEQIIQLVGDMAAQTNLLALNASIEAARAGEHGQGFAVVAEEVRKLADESATAVQGISELIKQMQQDVDQVVNKISSQVSSVAAEVEKGSAANTAIERMTEKIHEVAAAVQMISGLVDKQMDSIQVTSRQSQEVAAIAEETSAGAVEVTQATKQQKEVMNHIEEVIQQLKQQAEDLKSTITQFHL; encoded by the coding sequence ATGCTTGGCAATTTGCGCCAGATGGTTCACAGTATTGAAAATAATTTCGAACGCACGAATGAAAGCGTGGAACAGATCTCTGCAGAAGCGTCTAACGCCTCCCGGAAAGCGGGAGAAATCTTTCGGACGGTCGATGAAATTGCTGCCGGAGCGGAAAACTCCGCAATGGCCATTCAATCCACTGCGGAGTCGGTCGAGGATGTCACCAGCCTGGCTGCAGAAGTTCAGCAGAAGGCGAAGAATTCGGCTGTGCAGGCCGAGGAAATGGTGGACGATCTGCAAAAAAGCAAGGCGGTATTTCAATCTCTTATTTCAGGGATGGAGCGCCTGTCATCAGAGAACGAGCATTCCTTGCAGGCGGTCAAGGGAATGGAAGAAAACGCCAGGAAAGTGGAGCAGATTATCCAGTTGGTCGGCGATATGGCTGCACAAACCAATTTGCTTGCTTTAAATGCGTCCATCGAGGCGGCTCGTGCCGGCGAGCATGGGCAAGGATTCGCTGTCGTGGCGGAAGAAGTCCGCAAGCTAGCAGATGAAAGTGCAACAGCTGTTCAAGGAATTTCTGAACTGATTAAGCAAATGCAGCAGGATGTTGATCAAGTAGTGAATAAGATTTCTTCTCAAGTAAGCTCTGTCGCAGCGGAAGTGGAGAAGGGGTCAGCTGCCAACACGGCCATCGAGCGGATGACAGAGAAAATTCATGAGGTAGCAGCAGCCGTGCAAATGATCTCCGGATTGGTGGACAAGCAGATGGACAGCATTCAGGTGACCTCCAGACAATCGCAAGAAGTAGCGGCCATCGCGGAGGAAACATCTGCGGGCGCAGTGGAAGTCACACAAGCGACAAAGCAGCAAAAAGAGGTCATGAATCATATTGAAGAAGTCATACAGCAGCTGAAACAGCAGGCGGAAGATCTGAAGTCAACCATCACCCAATTTCATCTGTAA
- a CDS encoding low molecular weight protein arginine phosphatase: protein MKILFVCTGNTCRSPMAEALLRHRRPDWSVKSAGIYAASDCPISEQAKLALEEKKIDAEHISQGISEEILEWADVVLTMTASHRSMLISQFPEAAQKIHVFKQYVRGQQEDVQDPFGGSIEQYRMTRDELEQLMEQLIEKLSN from the coding sequence TTGAAGATTTTATTTGTCTGTACGGGAAATACGTGCCGCAGTCCAATGGCCGAAGCGCTGCTCAGGCACAGGCGCCCCGATTGGAGTGTGAAATCCGCAGGGATTTACGCGGCTTCAGATTGCCCGATATCTGAACAGGCCAAGCTGGCACTGGAGGAAAAGAAGATTGATGCCGAGCATATTTCCCAAGGAATATCAGAGGAAATCTTGGAGTGGGCGGATGTGGTATTAACGATGACCGCAAGTCACCGAAGCATGCTGATTTCGCAATTTCCCGAAGCTGCACAGAAAATCCATGTGTTCAAGCAGTATGTCCGGGGTCAGCAAGAAGACGTCCAGGATCCATTCGGAGGTTCAATCGAGCAGTATCGCATGACGCGCGATGAGCTGGAGCAATTAATGGAACAACTGATCGAAAAGCTATCAAACTAG
- a CDS encoding manganese efflux pump MntP has translation MLKSSTSKREGNGGGMGELLTLAMMAVALGMDAFSASLGIGMRPIRRKRILVMGLAVGALHIGFPFIGMVAGRFLSNLFGEVANTAGGILLILAGLQMIGSILNKDEERRSVPSGWSLLLFAVIVSLDSFSVGLTLGIYGARAALALALFGGIAAVLTWSGLLLGKRTKGLLGSYSEAFGGCILFAFGLKLLWPIG, from the coding sequence ATGTTGAAGAGTAGCACGTCCAAAAGGGAAGGGAATGGTGGAGGAATGGGGGAACTGCTCACGCTAGCGATGATGGCCGTTGCCTTAGGAATGGATGCCTTTTCAGCAAGCTTAGGGATCGGCATGCGCCCGATTCGGCGCAAGCGCATTTTGGTGATGGGCCTGGCGGTTGGCGCATTGCATATTGGTTTTCCGTTTATCGGCATGGTGGCCGGGCGCTTTTTATCGAATCTGTTTGGCGAAGTGGCCAATACGGCTGGAGGCATCTTGCTGATCCTAGCGGGGCTGCAAATGATCGGCTCCATCCTAAATAAAGATGAAGAGCGCAGAAGCGTGCCGTCTGGATGGAGCTTGCTGCTTTTCGCTGTCATCGTCAGTTTAGATAGCTTTTCGGTAGGGTTGACGCTGGGGATTTACGGAGCAAGAGCCGCGCTGGCATTAGCGCTTTTCGGCGGAATAGCCGCGGTGCTAACGTGGAGCGGTTTGCTTTTGGGCAAACGAACAAAGGGGTTGCTTGGATCCTATAGTGAAGCTTTTGGCGGGTGCATATTATTCGCATTTGGGTTAAAATTACTATGGCCAATAGGCTGA